GACCTCGAGGGTGACGGCTTCGCCGTCGACCTTCAGGCGGGCTTCCGCTCCGCAGGAACGGCACTCCCAGGTCTGAGGCGGTTCGGCATCGGCTGCGAACATGAGCGTGGTGTCGTGTCCGCAGGTGTCACAGGTGTAGGTGGTCTCACGGCGCTCCATGAAAACGACGCCCTCTTCGCTCTGTAGGCTCTGGGCGCCGAGTCGGATGCCGCGCAGGCTGCGATCTGCCATTGTGTGGT
This genomic stretch from Microbacterium sp. Nx66 harbors:
- a CDS encoding RNA polymerase-binding protein RbpA; translation: MADRSLRGIRLGAQSLQSEEGVVFMERRETTYTCDTCGHDTTLMFAADAEPPQTWECRSCGAEARLKVDGEAVTLEVTDEKAARTHWDMLMERRTRAELEELLEERLAYIRARRGAGEDPTREKIGA